In the genome of Cuculus canorus isolate bCucCan1 chromosome 28, bCucCan1.pri, whole genome shotgun sequence, one region contains:
- the RPS27 gene encoding 40S ribosomal protein S27 — MPLAKDLLHPSPEEEKRKHKKKRLVQSPNSYFMDVKCPGCYKITTVFSHAQTVVLCVGCSTVLCQPTGGKARLTEGCSFRRKQH, encoded by the exons ATGCCT ctggcCAAGGACCTGCTGCACCCTTCccctgaggaggagaagaggaagcacAAGAAGAAACGGCTCGTGCAGAGCCCCAACTCCTACTTCATGGACGTCAAATGCCCCG GTTGCTACAAGATCACGACGGTGTTCAGCCACGCTCAGACCGTCGTGTTGTGCGTGGGCTGCTCCACCGTGCTGTGCCAGCCCACAGGGGGAAAGGCCAGGCTGACAGAAG gCTGCTCTTTCCGACGGAAGCAGCACTAA